One Cryptomeria japonica chromosome 9, Sugi_1.0, whole genome shotgun sequence genomic window carries:
- the LOC131046941 gene encoding uncharacterized protein LOC131046941 → MFVSNAWLGSAYSKRPEAEKIVSIVFDEGFNKSGEELTAVTKPLVRVLRMVDGEGMPMGFIYEAMDRAKEAISHYYRGNTRKCEILWRIIDRRWTNQLHQPIHALPTF, encoded by the exons atgtttgtgtcaaatgcttggttggggtctgcatactccaaaagacctgaagcagagaagattgtgagcattgtttttgatgaagggttcaataaaagtggagaggagttgactgcg gtgacaaaacctttggtaagggttcttcgtatggtggatggagagggcatgccaatgggtttcatttatgaggccatggatagggccaaagaggccatttcacattactatcgtggaaatacaagaaaatgtgaaatcctttggcgcatcattgatcgtaggtggacaaaccaactccaccaaccgatacatgccttgcctactttttga